In Nitrospira sp., one genomic interval encodes:
- a CDS encoding polysaccharide biosynthesis protein, with amino-acid sequence MLALFGRPLTTGQRRFLLFVTHLGLAALSNWLAFVLRFDEDIPAEQWNLLVTWLPWLLVIRALAFYRFRLYDGLWRYTSLWDIRNLVLGIAASTAVFAGVVRFGLGIAAYPASVFVVDALVLLCLQTGMRVAPRVMREFPWIGKGRNRVLVVGAGDAGAMIVREMRNSPSYGYCPIGFIDDNPAKIGHHIHGVPVLGTRADLPRILAEEEPTSVLVAIPSAAPATVRAVVQALEPFRLPIQTLPNLRDLLRCHVEVSQIRNLSIEDLLDRAPVDLDPEPLQQSVQGQRVLVTGAGGSIGAELCRQVARLSPSVLVLLDRYENGLFAVARELRAAGHDVVVPVVGDITDMGQMSWLFAEYGPTLVFHAAAHKHVSLMEVNPCEAVRNNVTGTRIVAEAAHRHGVERFILISTDKAVNPVSVMGASKAVAELLLQELSRSSQTIFASVRFGNVLGSNGSALPLFLEQIRAGGPVTITDPGMRRYFMLIGEAVHLVLHAARLARGGEVFVLDMGEQISVVDMARNLIRLSGFVPDREIALTFLGRRPGEKLVEELVGQAERLEATAVPKVLCVRLARAPDASLLPALLARLEQAAAEGTVADLLATLCHILPSYHPSDSASGRHGLPAGSGNQPDSTGESAAPRMLAAGLSPTGSPGQG; translated from the coding sequence ATGCTCGCGTTGTTCGGTAGACCATTGACGACGGGCCAGCGGCGATTCCTGCTGTTCGTCACCCATCTTGGGCTCGCGGCCCTGTCCAATTGGTTGGCTTTCGTGCTGCGGTTCGACGAGGACATTCCTGCCGAGCAATGGAATCTCCTCGTAACCTGGTTGCCGTGGTTGTTGGTGATCCGTGCCCTCGCCTTCTATCGGTTCCGACTCTATGACGGGCTGTGGCGCTACACAAGCTTGTGGGACATACGGAACCTGGTCCTCGGCATCGCGGCCAGCACGGCGGTTTTTGCGGGGGTGGTCCGGTTCGGGTTGGGCATCGCGGCCTATCCGGCATCGGTGTTCGTGGTCGACGCGCTGGTGCTCCTCTGCCTGCAAACCGGTATGCGCGTGGCGCCTCGCGTGATGCGGGAGTTTCCCTGGATCGGCAAGGGTCGGAATCGGGTACTGGTCGTGGGTGCGGGCGACGCGGGCGCGATGATCGTACGCGAGATGCGGAACAGCCCGTCCTACGGTTATTGCCCCATCGGGTTCATCGACGACAACCCCGCCAAGATCGGCCATCACATCCATGGCGTGCCGGTCTTGGGAACCAGGGCCGACCTCCCGCGCATCCTCGCCGAGGAAGAACCGACCAGCGTCCTCGTCGCCATACCCAGCGCCGCCCCCGCGACGGTACGCGCAGTGGTGCAGGCCTTGGAACCGTTCCGTCTGCCCATTCAGACGCTGCCCAATCTGCGCGACCTGCTCCGTTGCCACGTGGAGGTCAGCCAGATTCGCAACCTCTCCATCGAAGATCTGTTGGATCGGGCCCCCGTGGATCTGGATCCGGAACCGCTCCAGCAGTCGGTGCAGGGGCAACGGGTGCTGGTAACCGGCGCGGGCGGGTCAATCGGCGCCGAACTCTGTCGGCAGGTGGCGCGCCTGTCTCCCTCCGTCCTGGTGTTGCTCGATCGATATGAAAACGGCCTGTTTGCCGTCGCGCGCGAACTTCGGGCGGCGGGCCATGATGTCGTCGTGCCTGTCGTCGGCGACATCACAGACATGGGCCAGATGAGTTGGCTGTTCGCCGAGTACGGCCCGACCCTGGTCTTCCACGCCGCGGCGCATAAACATGTGTCGCTGATGGAGGTCAACCCCTGTGAAGCGGTCCGCAACAATGTGACCGGCACCAGGATCGTGGCAGAGGCGGCCCACCGGCATGGGGTCGAGCGTTTCATCCTCATCTCCACCGACAAGGCCGTGAATCCGGTAAGCGTCATGGGCGCCAGCAAGGCGGTGGCGGAACTGCTGCTGCAGGAGTTGAGCCGTTCGTCGCAGACCATTTTCGCCAGCGTGCGCTTCGGCAATGTCTTGGGCAGCAACGGCAGCGCCCTTCCGCTGTTCCTGGAGCAGATTCGAGCCGGTGGCCCTGTGACGATCACCGATCCCGGCATGCGCCGGTACTTCATGTTGATCGGGGAGGCGGTGCACCTCGTGTTGCATGCGGCGCGGTTGGCGCGGGGCGGCGAGGTCTTCGTCCTCGACATGGGCGAACAGATCAGCGTGGTGGACATGGCGCGCAACCTGATTCGACTCTCGGGATTCGTCCCCGACCGCGAGATTGCCCTGACCTTTCTCGGACGGAGACCGGGCGAGAAATTGGTCGAAGAGCTGGTGGGCCAAGCCGAGCGGCTGGAGGCCACGGCCGTGCCGAAAGTGCTCTGTGTGCGGTTGGCCCGCGCGCCTGATGCCTCCCTCCTGCCCGCCCTCTTGGCTCGGCTCGAACAGGCGGCTGCGGAGGGGACCGTGGCGGACCTGCTGGCAACGCTCTGCCATATCCTCCCCTCCTACCATCCGTCGGATTCCGCTTCCGGTCGCCATGGCCTGCCGGCGGGGAGCGGCAACCAGCCTGATAGTACCGGCGAATCCGCTGCTCCCCGCATGCTTGCCGCCGGCCTGTCCCCAACCGGTTCGCCCGGACAGGGGTAA
- a CDS encoding thiamine pyrophosphate-dependent dehydrogenase E1 component subunit alpha encodes MQAGNETLRPSLWRMMSLIRAVEERIGDLVAAKEIKTPCHLSIGQEAIATGVCAALDREDTVWGGHRSHGHYLAKGGDLPAMMAEIFGKVTGCSKGRGGSMHLAAPTVGLFGTVPLVGATIPLAVGAGLASRLRRDHQVAVAFFGDGATEEGHCAESLNLAAFYHLPVLFVCENNFYSTHMALKERRLKDNLAEMAQPYGIPGLCIDGNDACAVFEAARTAVTRARAGEGPTFLECRTYRWRGHVGPAWDLEVGAHRRAELDEWLPKDPIARLTRVLLEEGRSEQELAGWCAAIQREVEAAVDFARTSPLPDDSDLFRHIYATRR; translated from the coding sequence ATGCAGGCAGGAAACGAAACGTTGCGGCCTTCGCTCTGGCGGATGATGTCGCTGATTCGCGCCGTGGAGGAGCGCATCGGCGACTTGGTCGCGGCCAAGGAAATCAAGACGCCCTGTCACCTCTCCATCGGTCAAGAAGCCATCGCGACAGGTGTCTGCGCGGCGTTGGACCGTGAAGATACGGTGTGGGGCGGCCACCGCTCGCACGGGCATTATCTGGCCAAGGGCGGAGACCTCCCGGCGATGATGGCGGAGATTTTCGGCAAGGTGACGGGCTGCAGCAAGGGTCGCGGTGGCTCCATGCACCTGGCGGCGCCGACGGTCGGTCTGTTCGGCACGGTGCCCTTGGTCGGGGCCACGATTCCCCTGGCGGTCGGCGCGGGGTTGGCATCGCGGCTGCGCCGGGACCATCAGGTGGCCGTCGCCTTTTTCGGCGACGGCGCGACGGAGGAGGGCCATTGCGCTGAGTCGCTCAATCTGGCGGCCTTCTACCACCTGCCGGTGCTCTTCGTCTGCGAGAATAATTTCTACTCGACGCACATGGCGTTGAAGGAACGGCGACTAAAGGACAACCTTGCGGAGATGGCCCAGCCCTACGGCATTCCCGGCCTGTGCATCGATGGGAACGATGCCTGCGCCGTCTTCGAGGCGGCGCGAACGGCCGTGACACGGGCGCGGGCCGGTGAGGGCCCGACGTTCCTGGAATGCCGAACCTATCGGTGGCGCGGCCACGTCGGGCCCGCGTGGGATTTGGAGGTCGGCGCACATCGGCGGGCCGAACTCGACGAATGGTTACCGAAGGATCCCATCGCGCGGCTGACGCGGGTGTTGCTGGAAGAAGGCCGCTCCGAGCAGGAGTTGGCGGGGTGGTGCGCTGCCATCCAGCGCGAGGTCGAGGCCGCCGTCGACTTTGCACGCACGTCCCCTCTGCCGGACGACAGCGATCTTTTCAGACATATCTATGCCACGCGACGATAG
- a CDS encoding sugar transferase: MLKRWFDVVLASWALVFLSPLLLAVALAIKLGDGGSVFYRGRRIGLEGQPFGMFKFRTMVERAETLGGPSTAADDPRVTPIGRWLRRHKLDELPQLINVCRGEMSLVGPRPEVPQYVALYSDEERAILSVRPGLTDWASLWNIDEGALLVGSPDPERTYLELIRPEKIRLQLEYVRQRSFMTDLQILWSTLAALVGRRRASLPLSAAVKG; encoded by the coding sequence TTGTTGAAGCGCTGGTTCGATGTGGTCTTGGCCTCCTGGGCCCTGGTGTTCCTGAGTCCCCTGTTGCTGGCGGTGGCGCTGGCCATCAAGCTGGGAGACGGTGGAAGTGTGTTCTACCGCGGGCGCCGCATCGGACTGGAGGGGCAGCCTTTCGGCATGTTCAAGTTCCGCACGATGGTGGAGCGGGCTGAGACCCTGGGCGGTCCTTCGACGGCGGCCGACGATCCACGCGTGACGCCGATCGGGCGTTGGCTCCGGCGCCACAAGCTGGACGAACTGCCGCAGTTGATCAATGTGTGCCGCGGTGAGATGAGTCTGGTCGGGCCGCGACCGGAAGTGCCGCAGTACGTCGCGCTGTATTCGGACGAGGAGCGGGCGATCCTCTCAGTCCGCCCTGGGTTGACGGACTGGGCGAGCTTGTGGAATATCGATGAAGGTGCCTTGCTCGTCGGGAGCCCCGATCCGGAACGGACCTATCTGGAGTTGATCCGGCCTGAGAAGATTCGCCTGCAGTTGGAATATGTCCGACAGCGCAGTTTCATGACGGACCTGCAGATTTTATGGTCTACGTTGGCGGCGCTGGTCGGACGGCGGAGGGCGAGCCTGCCGCTTTCGGCAGCGGTGAAAGGATAA
- a CDS encoding SLBB domain-containing protein — translation MAQPVVFRPRRHPRPLPGRWVRGLVWVLIASMVLPPSLLAQNLTPQTAPPGLMQTLPPGTAVPGMTPGGFLAPGIGGTLGQAIVTNPTALQPIVPAQTPCPLPLPPDLTSKGTVPNLNDYWPVEPSSLLPSSIEQRMKQEQEERDRRQEKIQADKEKLSIEYQVQTEREKKGVAQLPFGQGMVPGVPTQPGQTPPQPAGQPGLQPGGGRPLPEKKAFTAELLRQQDFSVEEAFAEFSVLHGVKSRLRQFGYDFFDAQANTFSPVQDIPVGPDFVVGPQDSLAVHIWNVPDPNFNRSFIVPVERDGMIVIPQVGAIPVGGQTFSQAERTIRARLGNLLKRFELHVSMARIRTIKVFVVGEVIRPGAYEMSALATTSNALYAACGPARSGSLRQVKVLRDGATVAELDLYDFFLRGDRRSDQRLQSGDVVLVPPLGPVVAVSGSIKRPAIYEVKPGVRLTELLDLAGGLTPLSDRQRCHLFRLDPERGRIMVDVDLVGALASQGHEKSRPGVAGGDPIILDGDYVRIGILPTQITNVVSLVGAVKSPGPYEYRPGMKVKDLLIHDQLTMDAYADRAEIVRTDPVTYQTRVIQFSPKALLEGNDAENHLLQRLDQVVVATQQRPPNLVLVEGEVKRPGYFTIMMGERLSSVLKRAGGVTPNAFPAGLVLTRESVKLRQQAELERFVASERQRLTAQSAGVAAGATGVGPAAALAGPGGLAEQQVLSLRLQQLEAAASRLELGRVVIRMESIEQLEGSEDDIILEARDRITMPTPSQTVSIIGSVKNPSTVVHRPNLSLDDYLRQAGGLTEDANRKEMYVMRANGTTDSVYLAVKDVRAGDTIVVPQKIEARTPQLALWQTVASIIGSVALTAAGIAVVGR, via the coding sequence ATGGCACAGCCGGTTGTGTTTCGTCCGCGTCGGCATCCTCGCCCATTGCCGGGTCGATGGGTACGGGGTCTAGTGTGGGTCCTGATCGCATCCATGGTGTTGCCGCCCTCACTGCTCGCGCAGAACCTTACTCCGCAGACCGCGCCTCCGGGGCTGATGCAAACCCTGCCTCCTGGAACCGCCGTGCCGGGCATGACGCCGGGAGGGTTTCTCGCACCCGGTATAGGAGGCACGCTGGGGCAAGCGATCGTGACGAACCCGACGGCCCTGCAGCCGATCGTCCCGGCGCAAACTCCCTGTCCGCTGCCGCTGCCGCCGGACCTCACCTCCAAAGGCACGGTGCCCAACCTCAACGACTATTGGCCGGTGGAGCCGAGCAGTCTCCTCCCCAGTTCCATCGAACAACGGATGAAGCAGGAGCAGGAAGAGCGGGATCGCCGCCAGGAGAAGATCCAGGCGGACAAGGAGAAGCTCAGCATCGAATATCAGGTGCAGACCGAGCGCGAGAAAAAAGGCGTAGCGCAGTTGCCGTTCGGGCAGGGCATGGTGCCCGGTGTGCCGACACAGCCGGGACAAACGCCTCCTCAGCCCGCCGGCCAGCCGGGCCTTCAGCCCGGCGGTGGCCGTCCCTTGCCGGAGAAGAAGGCGTTTACAGCCGAGCTGTTGCGTCAACAGGATTTCAGCGTCGAGGAGGCCTTCGCGGAATTTTCAGTGTTGCACGGGGTCAAGAGCCGGCTGCGGCAGTTTGGCTATGACTTCTTCGATGCCCAGGCGAATACCTTCTCGCCGGTGCAGGATATTCCGGTCGGCCCGGATTTCGTCGTCGGCCCGCAGGACTCCCTGGCCGTCCACATCTGGAATGTCCCCGATCCCAATTTCAACCGGAGTTTCATCGTCCCGGTGGAGCGCGACGGCATGATCGTCATCCCACAGGTCGGCGCGATTCCGGTGGGCGGGCAGACGTTTTCGCAGGCGGAACGAACGATTCGGGCCAGGCTCGGCAACCTGCTGAAGCGGTTTGAGCTGCACGTGTCGATGGCGCGCATCCGCACGATCAAGGTCTTCGTGGTAGGAGAGGTCATTCGGCCTGGCGCCTATGAAATGAGTGCGTTGGCGACCACGTCCAATGCCCTGTATGCCGCCTGTGGTCCCGCCCGTTCGGGTTCGTTGCGTCAGGTGAAGGTGTTGCGGGACGGCGCCACGGTGGCGGAACTTGACCTCTACGACTTTTTCCTGCGCGGCGACCGGCGGTCGGATCAACGCCTGCAGTCGGGCGACGTGGTCCTGGTTCCGCCGCTGGGCCCCGTGGTGGCGGTCAGCGGGTCGATCAAGCGGCCGGCCATCTATGAAGTGAAACCGGGCGTGCGGCTGACGGAACTGCTCGACCTGGCCGGAGGATTGACGCCGCTGTCCGATCGGCAGCGTTGCCACCTGTTTCGGCTCGATCCGGAACGGGGCCGGATCATGGTGGATGTGGATCTGGTCGGAGCGTTGGCCTCGCAGGGACACGAAAAGAGCCGCCCGGGCGTGGCCGGTGGCGACCCCATCATTTTGGACGGCGACTATGTGCGCATCGGCATTCTCCCGACGCAGATCACCAATGTCGTGAGTCTCGTCGGGGCGGTGAAGAGTCCTGGGCCCTATGAGTACCGTCCCGGCATGAAGGTGAAGGACCTGCTCATCCACGATCAATTGACCATGGATGCCTATGCGGACCGAGCCGAAATCGTGCGGACCGATCCGGTGACCTATCAGACCAGGGTGATTCAGTTCAGCCCCAAAGCTCTATTGGAAGGCAACGACGCGGAGAACCATCTGCTGCAGCGGCTCGACCAAGTCGTCGTGGCCACGCAACAGCGGCCGCCGAATTTGGTGCTGGTGGAAGGGGAGGTCAAACGGCCGGGCTACTTCACGATCATGATGGGGGAGCGATTGAGTTCGGTGCTCAAGCGGGCCGGGGGCGTGACGCCGAATGCCTTTCCCGCCGGCCTGGTGCTCACGCGGGAATCGGTCAAGTTGCGGCAGCAGGCGGAGTTAGAGCGATTCGTAGCCTCGGAGCGTCAGCGGTTGACGGCCCAATCGGCAGGCGTGGCGGCCGGGGCGACGGGCGTGGGGCCTGCCGCCGCCTTGGCCGGACCGGGTGGATTGGCCGAACAACAAGTCCTCTCGTTGCGCCTGCAACAGCTGGAGGCGGCGGCTTCCCGTTTGGAATTGGGCCGTGTCGTCATCCGCATGGAATCGATCGAGCAACTCGAGGGGTCCGAAGACGACATCATTCTCGAAGCGCGGGATCGCATCACGATGCCGACGCCGTCGCAAACGGTCAGCATCATCGGGTCGGTGAAGAATCCCAGCACCGTCGTCCACCGGCCGAACTTGAGCCTGGACGACTACCTGCGGCAGGCCGGGGGGCTGACGGAGGACGCGAATCGGAAAGAGATGTATGTGATGCGGGCGAACGGGACGACCGATTCGGTCTACCTGGCGGTGAAGGACGTGCGGGCCGGCGACACGATCGTCGTGCCGCAGAAGATCGAGGCGCGGACGCCGCAATTGGCGCTGTGGCAGACGGTGGCCAGCATCATCGGGAGTGTCGCCTTGACCGCAGCGGGGATTGCCGTCGTCGGTCGATAG
- a CDS encoding DegT/DnrJ/EryC1/StrS family aminotransferase — protein MAYSVPFIDPRGHYAKLKPEIDRAITECLANGDLVNRRQLKDFEAHLADFVGVKYAVGVNSGYHALYFALLGAGVGPGDEVITVAHTFVATVSAIVHCGAQPVLIDVGSDYNMNVDLLERAITPKTKALLPVHLNGRVCDMERILAVADKHGLAVIEDAAQALGATFDGKRAGSQGRAGCFSFYPFKVLGGFGDGGAITTDDPDLARMATLLRYNGEDRDTGEYHYHGQTALLDNVQAAVLDVKLRYLPEWIAHRRHIADLYRQGLSGIPSLRLPHFDQSRQLDIYQNYVVRTNVRDRLRAYLRDQGVETLVHWPKPMWEHRGLGLAAPDVPETSAICREVLSLPMSAETTEQQVDATVACLRSFFSSHA, from the coding sequence ATGGCCTATTCCGTTCCCTTCATCGACCCCCGCGGACATTACGCCAAGCTCAAGCCGGAGATCGACCGCGCCATCACCGAGTGTTTGGCCAACGGCGATTTGGTCAATCGGCGGCAGCTGAAGGACTTTGAAGCCCACCTGGCGGACTTCGTGGGGGTCAAATATGCCGTGGGTGTGAACAGCGGCTACCACGCGTTGTATTTTGCGCTGCTGGGGGCCGGGGTCGGTCCCGGCGACGAGGTCATCACGGTCGCCCACACCTTCGTCGCGACCGTGTCGGCCATCGTCCATTGCGGCGCGCAGCCAGTGTTGATCGACGTGGGGTCTGACTACAACATGAACGTCGACCTGCTCGAACGAGCCATCACTCCCAAGACGAAGGCCCTGCTGCCGGTCCATCTCAACGGCCGCGTCTGCGACATGGAGCGAATCCTCGCAGTGGCGGACAAGCATGGGTTGGCGGTGATCGAGGACGCGGCTCAGGCCCTCGGGGCGACGTTCGACGGTAAGCGGGCGGGCAGCCAGGGCCGGGCCGGTTGTTTTAGCTTTTATCCGTTCAAGGTTCTGGGCGGGTTCGGGGACGGCGGGGCCATCACGACCGACGACCCAGACCTGGCGCGGATGGCTACACTCCTGCGCTACAACGGCGAGGATCGGGACACGGGCGAATACCATTACCACGGGCAGACCGCGTTGCTTGATAATGTACAGGCCGCCGTGTTGGACGTGAAGTTGCGGTACCTGCCTGAGTGGATCGCGCATCGGCGGCACATTGCCGACCTCTATCGCCAAGGTCTGTCCGGCATCCCGTCGCTTCGCCTGCCGCATTTCGACCAGAGCCGGCAACTCGACATCTACCAAAACTATGTCGTGCGCACGAACGTACGTGACCGATTGCGGGCCTATTTGAGGGACCAGGGCGTCGAAACCTTGGTCCACTGGCCGAAACCCATGTGGGAACACCGAGGGCTGGGGCTGGCAGCCCCGGATGTCCCCGAAACCTCGGCCATCTGCCGGGAAGTGCTTTCCCTTCCCATGAGCGCGGAGACCACGGAGCAACAGGTGGACGCGACTGTCGCCTGCCTGCGTTCATTCTTCTCCTCGCACGCGTGA
- a CDS encoding alpha-ketoacid dehydrogenase subunit beta, with the protein MRRRTYAQAIREAHADLLRQDPRVFVCGQGVWNPWYAGTSLQDLDKEFGRERVFDCPVSENATTGAAIGAAIVGMRPIVFHARMDFMLLAVDPIVNQAANWSYLFGGQVNVPVVIRSVINRGGEQGAQHSQALQALFAHVPGLKVVMPATPHDAKGLLIAAVRDGNPVLYIDDRWLYEQEGDVPEGLYEVPIGAAAIRRPGKDVTLVATSYMAAEAAKAVEQLAERDIDVELIDLRTIKPWDRNLLYSSVGKTGRLVIADAAWMSGGIAADIAASVAGDLFHALKAPIGRVCLPDVPAPTSAPLERAYYVGAEDIIATVEKVLL; encoded by the coding sequence ATGCGTCGACGCACCTATGCTCAGGCGATTCGAGAGGCGCACGCCGATCTGCTGCGGCAGGACCCGCGTGTATTCGTCTGCGGCCAAGGGGTGTGGAATCCCTGGTACGCCGGGACGAGTTTGCAGGATTTGGACAAGGAGTTCGGGCGTGAGCGGGTGTTCGATTGTCCGGTCTCCGAGAATGCGACGACCGGAGCCGCCATCGGCGCGGCCATTGTCGGCATGCGCCCGATCGTGTTCCATGCACGGATGGATTTCATGTTGCTCGCGGTGGATCCCATCGTGAACCAGGCGGCGAATTGGTCCTACCTGTTCGGCGGGCAGGTGAACGTGCCGGTCGTCATCCGGTCAGTGATCAATCGAGGGGGCGAGCAGGGCGCGCAACATTCGCAAGCCTTGCAGGCCCTGTTTGCGCATGTGCCCGGCTTGAAGGTCGTGATGCCGGCCACGCCCCATGACGCCAAGGGGCTGCTCATCGCGGCGGTGCGTGACGGCAACCCGGTGCTCTACATCGACGACCGGTGGCTATACGAACAGGAAGGAGACGTGCCCGAGGGCCTCTATGAAGTGCCGATCGGGGCGGCGGCGATCCGACGGCCTGGGAAGGATGTGACGCTGGTCGCGACTTCGTACATGGCGGCGGAGGCGGCCAAGGCCGTGGAGCAGCTGGCGGAACGGGACATCGACGTGGAATTGATCGATCTGCGCACCATCAAACCATGGGACCGGAACCTGCTGTATTCGTCCGTGGGCAAGACCGGCCGCCTCGTCATTGCCGATGCGGCCTGGATGAGCGGAGGCATCGCGGCCGACATTGCGGCGTCGGTCGCCGGCGACCTGTTCCATGCGCTCAAGGCCCCGATCGGCCGCGTGTGCCTGCCTGACGTGCCGGCGCCCACCTCCGCTCCATTGGAACGGGCCTACTATGTCGGGGCCGAGGACATCATCGCGACTGTGGAGAAGGTGCTGCTGTAA
- the hpnH gene encoding adenosyl-hopene transferase HpnH → MAVPVSQMYTVTKYVLTQKLRGVKRYPLVLMLEPLFRCNLACAGCGKIQYPDHVLDKRLTPAQCWAAAEECGAPIISIPGGEPLIHPEMPEIVRGLVAQGRYVYLCTNAILLERKLDEYQPSKLLTFSVHMDGLRDEHDLAVCRDGVYDVAVKAIKAALKRGHRVTTNTTLFDDANPERVRKFFDEMMALGVEGMMISPGYSYQKAPDQQHFLKRSRTTELFSKILSNRKRGWQFNQSPLFLEFLMGKREYQCTPWGNPTYNVFGWQRPCYLLQEGYASSFHELMETTDWDAYGTGRHEKCADCMVHCGYEASAVEDTFGSLSGFTKTVKITLLPNAR, encoded by the coding sequence ATGGCTGTTCCAGTCTCCCAGATGTATACAGTCACGAAGTACGTCCTGACGCAGAAGCTGCGAGGGGTCAAGCGGTATCCGTTGGTCTTGATGCTGGAGCCGCTCTTTCGTTGCAACCTCGCCTGTGCGGGGTGCGGCAAGATCCAGTATCCGGACCACGTGCTGGATAAGCGACTGACGCCGGCTCAATGTTGGGCGGCGGCCGAGGAGTGCGGCGCGCCCATCATCAGCATTCCCGGCGGAGAACCCTTGATTCATCCCGAGATGCCGGAGATCGTCCGTGGGCTTGTGGCTCAAGGTCGGTACGTCTATCTCTGCACGAATGCGATCCTATTGGAACGGAAGCTCGACGAATACCAGCCGTCGAAGTTGCTGACCTTCAGCGTGCACATGGACGGCCTGCGGGACGAACATGACCTGGCTGTCTGCCGCGACGGGGTCTACGACGTGGCGGTCAAGGCGATCAAGGCCGCGTTGAAGCGCGGACATCGGGTCACGACAAACACCACGCTGTTCGATGATGCCAATCCGGAGCGGGTCAGGAAGTTCTTCGACGAAATGATGGCGCTCGGTGTCGAAGGCATGATGATTTCACCGGGATACAGTTACCAGAAGGCTCCGGACCAGCAACATTTTCTCAAACGCAGTCGCACCACCGAGTTGTTCTCCAAGATCCTGAGCAACCGGAAGCGCGGCTGGCAATTCAATCAGTCGCCGTTGTTCTTGGAGTTCCTGATGGGGAAGCGGGAATATCAGTGCACCCCTTGGGGGAACCCGACCTACAACGTGTTCGGTTGGCAGCGGCCCTGTTATCTGTTGCAGGAAGGGTATGCCTCCAGTTTTCATGAATTGATGGAGACGACGGATTGGGACGCGTACGGCACCGGGCGCCACGAAAAATGCGCCGACTGCATGGTGCATTGCGGTTATGAAGCGTCGGCCGTCGAGGATACCTTCGGCTCGCTGTCGGGATTCACCAAAACGGTGAAAATCACGCTGCTGCCGAATGCACGATGA
- a CDS encoding class I SAM-dependent methyltransferase yields the protein MSGSNYSAVTEKPGDRVTREALAMVYTRYRFALDYCRGKRVLEVACGEGVGLEYLARQADQVVGGDLTWDLLVRARRSGTLRRSLVQLDADALPFHAASQDVILCYEAVYYFERPLQMLQDCRRVLAPNGLLILCSVNPEWSDFNPSPQSRQYLSAGRLASLAEAAGFRTELLGAFSTESPGPKATMVSWLKRTAVVLHLIPSTMRGKRLLKRLFLGELVSFPSAVEDGLAPYCPPVSIDSRRPVTDYKVLFALCRPR from the coding sequence GTGAGCGGATCGAATTACAGTGCCGTCACGGAAAAGCCGGGAGACCGGGTCACGCGCGAAGCGTTGGCGATGGTCTATACCCGGTACCGCTTCGCCCTGGACTACTGCCGTGGTAAACGGGTGTTGGAGGTGGCCTGCGGGGAAGGGGTCGGCCTGGAGTACCTCGCGAGGCAGGCTGACCAGGTGGTCGGCGGCGACCTGACCTGGGACTTGCTCGTGCGCGCCCGGCGTTCGGGCACCCTCCGGCGCTCCCTGGTTCAGTTAGATGCCGACGCCTTGCCCTTCCATGCAGCCTCACAGGATGTGATCCTCTGTTACGAAGCCGTGTACTATTTCGAGCGGCCCTTGCAGATGCTCCAGGATTGTCGGCGCGTGTTGGCGCCGAACGGGCTGCTGATCCTCTGCAGCGTGAACCCGGAATGGAGCGACTTCAACCCCAGCCCCCAGAGCCGCCAGTACCTGTCGGCCGGGCGGTTGGCCTCGTTGGCGGAAGCGGCCGGTTTTCGAACAGAACTGCTGGGGGCCTTTTCGACCGAGAGCCCAGGCCCGAAAGCGACAATGGTGTCCTGGCTCAAGCGGACGGCCGTGGTCCTGCATCTGATTCCTTCCACCATGCGCGGGAAACGGTTGCTGAAACGATTGTTCCTGGGCGAATTGGTCTCCTTCCCCTCCGCGGTCGAGGACGGACTCGCACCCTATTGTCCGCCGGTTTCGATCGACTCCCGCCGGCCCGTCACCGACTACAAAGTCTTGTTTGCCCTCTGCCGCCCCCGCTGA